aagaaagaagtagTACTATAtaactttcatataatattcaCACAGAAGTAATATAAGTACAGTAATATGCaaactaaaaatttatttttcatacaataataacataaaacttaaataaaaatttgatacaaTTCAATGGTAACTTTGAATTTCAACTAGTTAGGATGGCTCAAATCTTACCTAAATAGCCCAAAAGTTTAGATTCAAACTCCGTTCGATGTTTCAGTacttgaaactaaaaaaaaaaattaacaataaattaattttttaaatttaaatatcgaGCTCTTTAAATGACccgacaatttttttttctagataTGCTACAAATTATATAGTtgttatatatttgatagataagtaaaaaatatttaagaatatgaaatcttattcaaaatatatatttatatatttgatagtatgaaatatgatttttaccAATTACACCCGACCAAATACATGTATAGTCGACTCTTAAAATTGCCACAAGAAAAGAGGCAGCTGTCAACTCTAAGTATGTCATCACAAACATAATTACATACCTAATGACAATTAGACGAGCATGCATTTACTTAAGCAAATTAATTGTCAAACACACAACTAGGCTGTTAATAGTCCCTCGTTAAGGATCTAGTTACCGGACGTtgcaaaataaaatttgaagtttttttttctatctatGGTGTTGATTCGTTAGAGAGAACCTACAAtatgttgagtttgaagtagTCAAAGACTTAGTAATTTTCTGCTTAATATTTCACtgaattcaaatacattaaatacAACACTGAAACAAGGAAAATAATTGTCTACTGAATGAGAAAGTGAAGAAATAACCTCCTTAGTGCAACAACTGCTacctaaaaataagaaaaaataaataattgaaaagcTGTGATAATCTACTATAAACACTATCGgacagaaataaaaaataaataacttataagcTAAAGAATTCTACTTTTGAATTTCCTTAAATATTCCATGTGCAAATCATTGGTAGACTAAAAGGGTGCTAACATACACGTccaatatattattcataaataaccATTCTCTTTTCCTGATCTACCACCATATTTGGAATTTGACAAGTTGATAATTTGATATCAATATATAACCTTGATAGCTTCAATATAGTTGCAAATAGTAATAattaaaacttgagaaaagaaaaacaaaaaatactgAATATCTTGATTCGTCAGCTATAAATTAGACAGTTTATAATTTGATATCAATGCATAACCTTTGATAGCTTCAGTAAATTTTAGACactgtatttttatttttcgaactTCCGATTTAAAATGATTAGTCTATTACTACTATTCAAAATCAAAGCAGTTGACCCTGCATTCAAAGTTTATACTATTTGATTGTTTAAGCAGAAAAAGAGCAAGGAAATTCTGAAGAAGAATGGATGTTCCAATGTCTAGTGAAATGTTTGAAGCTCAGGCTCATATCTACAAGCATGCCTTCAGTTTTGCAAATTCCATGGTTCTTGGTTGTGCAATTCAATTAGGCATACCAGATGTTATTCATAGTCATAAGCAGCCAATGACTCTGTCTCAACTTGTTTCTGAGCTGAAACTTCCTCTTGAAAAATCAGAGGCAATTCATCGATTGATGCGCCTATTGGTATACTCTGGATTCTTTGCTACTACAGACTTTCTTGATGAAAACTCAGAAAGTCAACAAGGGTATGTTCTTACACCTTCTTCTAAGCTGCTTTTGAAGAGTGAGATCCCAAACTTGTCACCTTTTGCTAGAGCAATGATTGATCCTGTTATGGTGAATCCATGGCAATCTTTAGGGGATTGGTTTCTAGGAAATGAAACCACCCCTTTTGAGACAGCACATGGTGCACCCATGTGGAAATTCTGTGACCAAAATCCAAGATTCAACAATGTTTTCAATGAAGCAATGGCTAGTGATTCCCAAATGATGTGTTTGGTTGTGAATGACTGCAAACAAGTATTTCAGGAGATAGATTCCTTGGTTGATGTTGGAGGTGGCACTGGAATTATAGCTAACACTATTTTGGCTGCATTTCCTCATCTTAAATGCACTGTGTTGGACCTACCTCATGTTGTTGCTAACATGCCAGACACACATAATGTGCAATATGTAGGAGGTGACATGTTTCACTCAATTCCCTCTGCTGATGCCATCTTGTTTAAGGTAACGCGATTCTAGCTCTTGTTTACGATCTGCTAGTGTTACATCTCTAAATATGTTTAGATTGATGCACTCTAGAATTTCCTCAATCTGATTAACTTGAGGGATGAAAGGTCTTGTTCCCTCCCTCTTAGCCTCAACAAATAAGTAAACACTCCTACTTTGAATATGCAAGATACCTCAACCCATCTCTATTGTATCATGAGTTAAACAtttcaatttacaaaataattatctaGACACCACCAAATTTTATGTCACGTCAGCGTCAGGTGTGCAGTAGACACAGGCGAGTTGGAGTGTTCAATGGCCACTTGAGATCAACTTGAGGAGTTTAGATTTGCACTCTCAAAGTTGGAGTGCTTATTTACTAGCTAAGACCAAACTTGAGtgtatgtttatgtattatgcctacaAAAATTCCTTTACAATTTGCTGAACATTCATGGTGAACATATAGTGAAGTACATAAAACAAGGATCATAGCTTTGAGCTCACTGCACCCttcctcaaaaaaaaaaatttacattagGGGCGTATTGAAGATATAACTAAGTAAATAACTTTAACTCACATCTCAAGAGTTCGTATTGACTTATGTAGTATTTCAATTATTCCCTCCATCCCAAAAAGATTGCCTTAGATACTATTTAGACAATCAAAGATATTTTCCttgatcttaatttttttccaaattttaaatatttaggattgttaatttttatgtagttccttgatttataaattttattttaaaaactttaaagaTTCTTAGTTCGAATTCACACCAAACATTAGTTACTTTGATCCTCATGTTCCGAATCAATACACTCTTTTTGGAAGACTATATAGATTATTTATTAAAGGCTATAGGTCATCATTCATCAGTTTGTGATGTTTACAATGTCTTGTTTAATTTCAGTGATGTTTTTATCTTGCTAGAAGGGGAAAAATAGACTATTCGAATCCTTGTTCTTCTGATCTCCTCTTGTCTGTTTTGTTGCTCATGCCAATGACTAGCAAAACAGTTTGAAAACTTTGTCTAATGGTTGAGAAAATGTGAGTTAATTTTTGCAGCATGTGATGCATAATTGGAGTGATGAAAATTGTGTGAAGATACTAAAGAGATGTGGAGAAGCTATCAAGGATAAAAATGAAGGAAGAAAAGGGAAGGTTCTTATCATTGACATGGTATTGGATAGAGATAAAGAAGAAGCAAACATGACTGAAGTGAAGCTCATTTTTGATGTACTAATGATGGTTTTACTCACTGGAAGGGAGAGAACTGAGAAAGAATGGGAAAAGCTATTCCTTGAGGCTGGCTTTATGAGCTACAAGATTACACCTCTCTTTGGCCTAAGGTCCCTCATTGaagtttttccttaaaaatattatgtaaggattaaaataaatttgatgaacTACATGAATTGTCGTTCCCTTGAAGTTCTTGCCTGTATATTGTGTTTCGATTATCACACTATTTAGCTCTTGttattgtttctttctttcttgttgACTTCACattgtttcttttattaacGGCTATGCTATCTTCATATTGCTCCTTATTCTTTTACTTGGGTTTGATGCACTTGAGTCGAAAGTTTttcagaaacaacctctctacctcctcGAGATAGTGATAAGGTTTgggtatattgttgttgttgacacccaattttggcctaacattttaaaaattcgtgattttgaagctttatttatttaatagcaaattttggtccgatgattttaaaattcatacattttgagtcaaatacaaaaaaaaaaaaaaaaaaaaaaactgctttcccacattgtctctcaaacaattttcaattttgcaatagtcccacatcggtgtttcatcctttttgaggatttttgggtttctatataagcccacttcattcactatttttagAGAGGATTTGGAggggaaaacaaaagaatactcataaaattttgagaattcttggttcccatagttcaaaaattttaaagtgtttttgtggtttttcgaGTTGAGGAGGTGGAGTCGTCTTCTTCAAACTCGTAGTTCCGGTTCGCCGCCCAGAACCAGGTAAATTTTTTTNNNNNNNNNNNNNNNNNNNNNNNNNNNNNNNNNNNNNNNNNNNNNNNNNNNNNNNNNNNNNNNNNNNNNNNNNNNNNNNNNNNNNNNNNNNNNNNNNNNNNNNNNNNNNNNNNNNNNNNNNNNNNNNNNNNNNNNNNNNNNNNNNNNNNNNNNNNNNNNNNNNNNNNNNNNNNNNNNNNNNNNNNNNNNNNNNNNNNNNNNNNNNNNNNNNNNNNNNNNNNNNNNNNNNNNNNNNNNNNNNNNNNNNNNNNNNNNNNNNNNNNNNNNNNNNNNNNNNNNNNNNNNNNNNNNNNNNNNNNNNNNNNNNNNNNNNNNNNNNNNNNNNNNNNNNNNNNNNNNNNNNNNNNNNNNNNNNNNNNNNNNNNNNNNNNNNNNNNNNNNNNNNNNNNNNNNNNNNNNNNNNNNNNNNNNNNNNNNNNNNNNNNNNNNNNNNNNNNNNNNNNNNNNNNNNNNNNNNNNNNNNNNNNNNNNNNNNNNNNNNNNNNNNNNNNNNNNNNNNNNNNNNNNNNNNNNNNNNNNNNNNNNNNNNNNNNNNNNNNNNNNNNNNNNNNNNNNNNNNNNNNNNNNNNNNNNNNNNNNNNNNNNNNNNNNNNNNNNNNNNNNNNNNNNNNNNNNNNNNNNNNNNNNNNNNNNNNNNNNNNNNNNNNNNNNNNNNNNNNNNNNNNNNNNNNNNNNNNNNNNNNNNNNNNNNNNNNNNNNNNNNNNNNNNNNNNNNNNNNNNNNNNNNNNNNNNNNNNNNNNNNNNNNNNNNNNNNNNNNNNNNNNNNNNNNNNNNNNNNNNNNNNNNNNNNNNNNNNNNNNNNNNNNNNNNNNNNNNNNNNNNNNNNNNNNNNNNNNNNNNNNNNNNNNNNNNNNNNNNNNNNNNNNNNNNNNNNNNNNNNNNNNNNNNNNNNNNNNNNNNNNNNNNNNNNNNNNNNNNNNNNNNNNNNNNNNNNNNNNNNNNNNNNNNNNNNNNNNNNNNNNNNNNNNNNNNNNNNNNNNNNNNNNNNNNNNNNNNNNNNNNNNNNNNNNNNNNNNNNNNNNNNNNNNNNNNNNNNNNNNNNNNNNNNNNNNNNNNNNNNNNNNNNNNNNNNNNNNNNNNNNNNNNNNNNNNNNNNNNNNNNNNNNNNNNNNNNNNNNNNNNNNNNNNNNNNNNNNNNNNNNNNNNNNNNNNNNNNNNNNNNNNNNNNNNNNNNNNNNNNNNNNNNNNNNNNNNNNNNNNNNNNNNNNNNNNNNNNNNNNNNNNNNNNNNNNNNNNNNNNNNNNNNNNNNNNNNNNNNNNNNNNNNNNNNNNNNNNNNNNNNNNNNNNNNNNNNNNNNNNNNNNNNNNNNNNNNNNNNNNNNNNNNNNNNNNNNNNNNNNNNNNNNNNNNNNNNNNNNNNNNNNNNNNNNNNNNNNNNNNNNNNNNNNNNNNNNNNNNNNNNNNNNNNNNNNNNNNNNNNNNNNNNNNNNNNNNNNNNNNNNNNNNNNNNNNNNNNNNNNNNNNNNNNNNNNNNNNNNNNNNNNNNNNNNNNNNNNNNNNNNNNNNNNNNNNNNNNNNNNNNNNNNNNNNNNNNNNNNNNNNNNNNNNNNNNNNNNNNNNNNNNNNNNNNNNNNNNNNNNNNNNNNNNNNNNNNNNNNNNNNNNNNNNNNNNNNNNNNNNNNNNNNNNNNNNNNNNNNNNNNNNNNNNNNNNNNNNNNNNNNNNNNNNNNNNNNNNNNNNNNNNNNNNNNNNNNNNNNNNNNNNNNNNNNNNNNNNNNNNNNNNNNNNNNNNNNNNNNNNNNNNNNNNNNNNNNNNNNNNNNNNNNNNNNNNNNNNNNNNNNNNNNNNNNNNNNNNNNNNNNNNNNNNNNNNNNNNNNNNNNNNNNNNNNNNNNNNNNNNNNNNNNNNNNNNNNNNNNNNNNNNNNNNNNNNNNNNNNNNNNNNNNNNNNNNNNNNNNNNNNNNNNNNNNNNNNNNNNNNNNNNNNNNNNNNNNNNNNNNNNNNNNNNNNNNNNNNNNNNNNNNNNNNNNNNNNNNNNNNNNNNNNNNNNNNNNNNNNNNNNNNNNNNNNNNNNNNNNNNNNNNNNNNNNNNNNNNNNNNNNNNNNNNNNNNNNNNNNNNNNNNNNNNNNNNNNNNNNNNNNNNNNNNNNNNNNNNNNNNNNNNNNNNNNNNNNNNNNNNNNNNNNNNNNNNNNNNNNNNNN
This window of the Solanum pennellii chromosome 2, SPENNV200 genome carries:
- the LOC107010594 gene encoding probable O-methyltransferase 3; the protein is MDVPMSSEMFEAQAHIYKHAFSFANSMVLGCAIQLGIPDVIHSHKQPMTLSQLVSELKLPLEKSEAIHRLMRLLVYSGFFATTDFLDENSESQQGYVLTPSSKLLLKSEIPNLSPFARAMIDPVMVNPWQSLGDWFLGNETTPFETAHGAPMWKFCDQNPRFNNVFNEAMASDSQMMCLVVNDCKQVFQEIDSLVDVGGGTGIIANTILAAFPHLKCTVLDLPHVVANMPDTHNVQYVGGDMFHSIPSADAILFKHVMHNWSDENCVKILKRCGEAIKDKNEGRKGKVLIIDMVLDRDKEEANMTEVKLIFDVLMMVLLTGRERTEKEWEKLFLEAGFMSYKITPLFGLRSLIEVFP